One genomic segment of Hevea brasiliensis isolate MT/VB/25A 57/8 chromosome 3, ASM3005281v1, whole genome shotgun sequence includes these proteins:
- the LOC110645320 gene encoding premnaspirodiene oxygenase — protein sequence MGSLSFSPSKMGVLALSPTKVGAPASTVSVHFNPPSVPVRMKIYCQKTEATAESLPKRLPPGPVKLPIIGNLLNLAGAQPHHALAELAREYGPLMHLQLGEISAVVVSNPRMAQEVMKTHDLIFAQRPELLASKIVTYGGQDIAFSPLGEYWKQMKRISLTELLGPKRVASFSSIREVEVSKLIDYVQMSAGKVINFSEKIFQLTNDITCKAAFGDECKDQEAVIALTKEATTLAGGFGIADVYPSIEFLHVISGVKGKLEKLRDELGRVFGNIIDEHKKKLMNKSSSELESEKEDLVDVLLKLQGSGRLQCPVTSNSLKAVILDLFIAGTDTSSTTVEWAMSEMMKNPRILKKAQDEVRQAFKGKKTIREADVQQLKYLPLVLKETLRLHPPAPLLLPRESTERCIIDGYELPVKTKIIVNAWAIGRDPETWPEADTFKPERFINSSVDFKGMDFEFIPFGAGRRICPGIAFGLANMELPLARLLYHFDWKLPNGITPENLDMTEAFGATVGRKNGLQLIPIPHNTSKDESSQNLEAIEVLS from the exons ATGGGATCTCTATCTTTCTCACCTTCAAAGATGGGAGTACTTGCTTTGTCCCCAACAAAGGTGGGAGCTCCAGCTTCCACCGTGTCTGTCCATTTTAATCCTCCTTCTGTTCCTGTTCGCATGAAAATTTATTGCCAGAAAACTGAAGCTACTGCTGAGAGCTTACCTAAAAGACTGCCTCCAGGGCCTGTCAAACTGCCTATTATTGGAAACCTGCTCAACTTGGCAGGTGCACAGCCACATCATGCTCTTGCAGAACTAGCCAGGGAATATGGACCCCTCATGCACCTGCAACTGGGTGAAATTTCTGCAGTTGTTGTATCAAACCCAAGAATGGCTCAAGAGGTGATGAAGACACATGATCTTATCTTTGCACAGAGGCCAGAACTTCTTGCATCTAAAATCGTAACATATGGTGGTCAAGACATTGCTTTCTCTCCACTAGGTGAATACTGGAAGCAGATGAAAAGAATTAGCTTGACAGAACTCTTAGGGCCTAAGAGGGTTGCATCATTCTCTTCTATTCGCGAAGTTGAGGTCTCAAAACTCATTGACTACGTTCAGATGTCTGCAGGGAAAGTAATCAATTTCAGCGAAAAAATTTTCCAGCTGACTAATGACATAACCTGCAAAGCAGCATTTGGAGACGAATGCAAAGATCAGGAAGCAGTCATAGCCCTGACCAAGGAAGCAACAACATTGGCAGGAGGTTTTGGTATAGCTGATGTATACCCTTCTATAGAGTTCCTTCACGTAATCAGTGGGGTCAAAGGCAAATTAGAGAAACTTCGAGACGAACTGGGCAGGGTCTTCGGTAATATCATAGATGAACACAAGAAGAAATTGATGAACAAAAGTAGCAGTGAACTTGAATCAGAGAAAGAAGACCTTGTTGATGTTCTCCTAAAGCTTCAAGGAAGTGGCAGACTTCAGTGTCCTGTCACATCCAACAGCCTCAAAGCTGTCATTTTG GATTTGTTCATTGCTGGAACAGACACTTCTTCAACAACTGTAGAATGGGCTATGTCAGAAATGATGAAAAATCCAAGAATTCTGAAGAAAGCACAGGATGAAGTTAGGCAAGCTTTTAAGGGGAAGAAAACAATCCGTGAAGCTGACGTTCAGCAATTGAAGTACTTACCATTAGTACTAAAAGAAACTCTAAGGCTTCATCCTCCAGCACCCTTGTTACTTCCAAGAGAAAGCACAGAAAGATGTATTATTGATGGGTATGAATTGCCTGTGAAAACCAAGATCATTGTCAATGCCTGGGCAATAGGGAGAGATCCAGAGACTTGGCCTGAAGCTGACACTTTTAAACCAGAAAGATTCATCAACAGTTCAGTGGATTTTAAAGGGATGGATTTTGAGTTTATCCCATTTGGAGCTGGAAGAAGAATTTGTCCAGGCATAGCATTTGGTCTGGCAAATATGGAGCTTCCTCTGGCAAGGCTACTTTACCATTTTGATTGGAAATTGCCAAATGGAATCACACCAGAAAATTTAGACATGACAGAAGCCTTTGGAGCCACAGTTGGAAGAAAGAATGGTTTGCAGCTGATTCCCATTCCTCACAATACCTCAAAGGATGAATCTAGCCAAAACTTGGAGGCCATAGAAGTTCTCAGTTAA
- the LOC110645326 gene encoding uncharacterized protein LOC110645326, protein MASRYNSFDSTSSTTSSHFSGPSFSAELTHNPSSRTTSRALVKSKPSDLSHTKIKSNDHNLSTMVKKFMEKKSAGKGSSNKGVAGLVIPSDFIAEDLKKTARKGTTFIGLQKKLFGKEKEKEKKVKALTDVKGTGNNSNARTLAMVLRSERELLSANKEQEMEIAELKLTLEAKNREVEKLKDLCLKQREEIKSLKSAILFPDVMNSQLQELLEKQGSELKQAKQLIPSLQRQVTSLTGQLQCLAEDLAEVKAEKYTRGYMQHPGNSPRTPNYDHEEAANSLEFSSWDAASPGSPDDMFLKDVNPCLTPHYAKTKSKEYEAIDYDSPLNDSLSKKNMQMYEYDENGFNSSLRKMSKSSDCYKNNNHTDSIMARAARRSDESKCTYVKQMHLRPF, encoded by the exons ATGGCCTCTCGCTATAACTCCTTCGATTCAACATCCTCAACAACCTCTTCCCATTTCTCAGGCCCATCTTTCTCCGCTGAACTTACCCACAATCCATCATCGAGAACTACCTCCAGAGCACTTGTGAAATCTAAACCATCGGATCTCTCTCATACCAAGATCAAAAGCAATGATCACAACTTGTCCACGATGGTTAAGAAATTTATGGAGAAGAAATCCGCGGGAAAAGGGTCTTCAAATAAGGGAGTAGCAGGGCTGGTGATTCCGTCTGATTTTATAGCCGAAGACTTGAAGAAGACGGCGAGGAAAGGGACAACCTTTATTGGGTTGCAGAAGAAATTATTTGGGAAGGAGAAAGAGAAGGAGAAGAAGGTAAAAGCATTGACAGATGTGAAAGGGACTGGTAATAATAGCAATGCAAGAACATTGGCCATGGTGTTGAGGAGTGAGAGGGAGCTTCTGAGTGCTAATAAGGAGCAGGAGATGGAGATTGCTGAGCTCAAGTTGACGCTTGAAGCGAAGAACAGAGAA GTTGAGAAATTGAAGGATTTGTGCTTGAAGCAAAGGGAAGAGATTAAGTCACTAAAAAGTGCAATTCTTTTTCCTGATGTAATGAATTCTCAACTTCAAGAGCTATTAGAGAAGCAAGGATCAGAATTGAAACAAGCAAAACAACTCATCCCAAGTCTCCAAAGGCAGGTCACTTCTCTTACAGGCCAGCTACAGTGCCTCGCCGAAGATCTTGCTGAG GTAAAAGCTGAAAAATACACTAGGGGCTATATGCAACACCCTGGCAactcaccaagaacaccaaattatgatcatgaAGAAGCAGCTAATTCTTTA GAATTCAGTTCTTGGGATGCTGCAAGCCCAGGCAGTCCAGATGACATGTTTCTTAAGGATGTGAATCCGTGTTTAACACCCCATTATGCAAAGACAAAATCTAAG GAATATGAGGCAATCGACTATGATTCTCCACTTAATGACAGCTTATCTAAGAAAaatatgcaaatgtatgaataTGATGAAAATGGTTTCAACTCAAGTCTCAGGAAGATGTCTAAAAGTTCAGATTGCTATAAGAACAACAATCACACAGACAGCATAATGGCAAGAGCAGCTCGCAGATCAGATGAAAGTAAATGCACATATGTGAAGCAAATGCACCTAAGACCTTTCTGA